Genomic DNA from Paenibacillus borealis:
ATCGGAGGGGCGGCAAATGGCAAACCTGTTACGGTCTGAACTGTACAAGTTGTACAAAGACCCCTCATTCCGGATTCTGTGTTTCACTTTTTTCTTCGTGGCGGTCATCTTGTCCGGAGTTATAAATTATATGGGCTCAGAGCAGAAGGTTTTCAGTGGTATTACAGGGCTCGGCTACGGTGTACAAGTTAATGTGCTTGTGCTTAAAGTCTCTTTAGCCGTAGTGGGGGGCTTCTTCCTCTCAAATGAGCATGGCCTTGGGATTATGAAAATATCGGCTGCTTCGGGGTACAGCCGCGGGCAGATTTATGCTGCCAAGCTGACGGCCTATTCTACCGGAATCATCATTTTGTCCCTCATCGTCCCTGTAATATGCGTGGCAGCCGGCAGTATGCTGAATGGCTTCGGCAGCCTCCCGGAAATTCATGCCCCCCTATATTTATTGCGCACACTTGCCTTCACGATCCTATATGCAGCGGCCTTTGCTTCCATCGTTGCCGTGTTCGCTGTCACAACGACAGTAAGCGGCATAACGATTGGTGCGGTGCTCCTGGTACTGCTTTTCTTCGATACAATCTCACAATGGCTGAGCGGGAAATGGGCTGTGTACAGAGAATTTTATGAGCATACCGTTTTTAAGCTATTTATGGATATCACCGCCTACCAGCCGACAACATATGAACTCGCTCTCTTTATTCTGATTCCAATTGCAACTATTCTCTTATTTGCCTGGGTGGGGATTATGAGCTTCAGAAACATGGAAATCAAATAATAAACAGAATTCAAAGGAGACCTAATTATGAAAAAACGCATCCTCTATCTGGTGATCATTGTTGCCGGCGCATTATTGATATTATCCATGATCGGTTTTGAACCGGCCTGATTTACGGAA
This window encodes:
- a CDS encoding ABC transporter permease; translation: MANLLRSELYKLYKDPSFRILCFTFFFVAVILSGVINYMGSEQKVFSGITGLGYGVQVNVLVLKVSLAVVGGFFLSNEHGLGIMKISAASGYSRGQIYAAKLTAYSTGIIILSLIVPVICVAAGSMLNGFGSLPEIHAPLYLLRTLAFTILYAAAFASIVAVFAVTTTVSGITIGAVLLVLLFFDTISQWLSGKWAVYREFYEHTVFKLFMDITAYQPTTYELALFILIPIATILLFAWVGIMSFRNMEIK